The Mus caroli chromosome 1, CAROLI_EIJ_v1.1, whole genome shotgun sequence genome has a window encoding:
- the Bpnt1 gene encoding 3'(2'),5'-bisphosphate nucleotidase 1 isoform X1 produces MASSHTVLMRLVASAYSIAQKAGTIVRCVIAEGDLGIVQKTSATDLQTKADRLVQMSICSSLARKFPKLTIIGEEDLPPGEVDQELIEDGQWEEILKQPCPSQYSAIKEEDLVVWVDPLDGTKEYTEGLLDNVTVLIGIAYEGKAIAGIINQPYYNYQNNEKEKLREHGNEAQAGPDAVLGRTIWGVLGLGAFGFQLKEAPAGKHIITTTRSHSNKLVTDCISAMNPDTVLRVGGAGNKIIQLIEGKASAYVFASPGCKKWDTCAPEVILHAVGGKLTDIHGNALQYNKEVKHMNSAGVLAALRNYEYYASHVPESVKSALIP; encoded by the exons ATGGCCTCCAGCCACACCGTGTTGATGCGACTGGTAGCTTCAGCATATTCTATCGCTCAAAAGGCAGGAACCATAGTCAGGTGTGTCATTGCTGAAGGAGACCTGGGCATCGTGCAGAAG ACCTCGGCCACCGACCTGCAGACCAAAGCAGACCGCTTGGTACAGATGAGCATATGCTCTTCCCTGGCCCGGAAGTTCCCGAAGCTGACAATCATAGGGGAAGAG GACCTGCCTCCTGGGGAAGTGGATCAAGAGCTGATTGAAGACGGGCAGTGGGAGGAGATCCTGAAGCAGCCGTGCCCATCGCAGTACAGTGCTATCAAGGAGGAAGAC CTTGTGGTTTGGGTTGACCCCTTAGATGGCACCAAGGAATACACTGAAG GTCTTCTTGACAATGTGACAGTTCTCATTGGGATTGCttatgaaggaaaggccatcgcAGGCATCATCAACCAGCCGTATTACAACTACCAG AACAATGAAAAGGAGAAGCTCAGAGAGCACGGGAATGAAGCCCAG GCAGGACCCGACGCGGTGCTGGGCAGGACCATCTGGGGAGTTCTGGGTTTGGGTGCTTTTGGGTTTCAGCTGAAGGAAGCCCCTGCCGGGAAGCACATTATCACAACCACCAGATCCCATAGCAACAAGCTGGTCACGGACTGCATTTCGGCCATGAACCCCGACACCGTGCTGCGAGTGGGAGGAGCAGGAAACAAG ATTATCCAGCTGATCGAAGGCAAAGCTTCTGCTTATGTGTTTGCAAGTCCTGGGTGTAAGAAGTGGGACACTTGTGCCCCGGAAGTTATCTTGCATGCTGTGGGAG GGAAGTTGACAGACATCCATGGGAATGCCCTGCAGTACAACAAGGAGGTGAAACACATGAACTCTGCCGGAGTCCTGGCTGCACTGCGGAACTACGAGTACTACGCAAGCCATGTTCCAGAGTCGGTCAAAAGTGCGCTCATTCCGTAA
- the Bpnt1 gene encoding 3'(2'),5'-bisphosphate nucleotidase 1 isoform X2, protein MASSHTVLMRLVASAYSIAQKAGTIVRCVIAEGDLGIVQKTSATDLQTKADRLVQMSICSSLARKFPKLTIIGEEDLPPGEVDQELIEDGQWEEILKQPCPSQYSAIKEEDLVVWVDPLDGTKEYTEGLLDNVTVLIGIAYEGKAIAGIINQPYYNYQAGPDAVLGRTIWGVLGLGAFGFQLKEAPAGKHIITTTRSHSNKLVTDCISAMNPDTVLRVGGAGNKIIQLIEGKASAYVFASPGCKKWDTCAPEVILHAVGGKLTDIHGNALQYNKEVKHMNSAGVLAALRNYEYYASHVPESVKSALIP, encoded by the exons ATGGCCTCCAGCCACACCGTGTTGATGCGACTGGTAGCTTCAGCATATTCTATCGCTCAAAAGGCAGGAACCATAGTCAGGTGTGTCATTGCTGAAGGAGACCTGGGCATCGTGCAGAAG ACCTCGGCCACCGACCTGCAGACCAAAGCAGACCGCTTGGTACAGATGAGCATATGCTCTTCCCTGGCCCGGAAGTTCCCGAAGCTGACAATCATAGGGGAAGAG GACCTGCCTCCTGGGGAAGTGGATCAAGAGCTGATTGAAGACGGGCAGTGGGAGGAGATCCTGAAGCAGCCGTGCCCATCGCAGTACAGTGCTATCAAGGAGGAAGAC CTTGTGGTTTGGGTTGACCCCTTAGATGGCACCAAGGAATACACTGAAG GTCTTCTTGACAATGTGACAGTTCTCATTGGGATTGCttatgaaggaaaggccatcgcAGGCATCATCAACCAGCCGTATTACAACTACCAG GCAGGACCCGACGCGGTGCTGGGCAGGACCATCTGGGGAGTTCTGGGTTTGGGTGCTTTTGGGTTTCAGCTGAAGGAAGCCCCTGCCGGGAAGCACATTATCACAACCACCAGATCCCATAGCAACAAGCTGGTCACGGACTGCATTTCGGCCATGAACCCCGACACCGTGCTGCGAGTGGGAGGAGCAGGAAACAAG ATTATCCAGCTGATCGAAGGCAAAGCTTCTGCTTATGTGTTTGCAAGTCCTGGGTGTAAGAAGTGGGACACTTGTGCCCCGGAAGTTATCTTGCATGCTGTGGGAG GGAAGTTGACAGACATCCATGGGAATGCCCTGCAGTACAACAAGGAGGTGAAACACATGAACTCTGCCGGAGTCCTGGCTGCACTGCGGAACTACGAGTACTACGCAAGCCATGTTCCAGAGTCGGTCAAAAGTGCGCTCATTCCGTAA